In a genomic window of Larus michahellis chromosome 3, bLarMic1.1, whole genome shotgun sequence:
- the SERTAD2 gene encoding SERTA domain-containing protein 2 isoform X1 — protein sequence MLENDLDLGLIFNQKRLTSPNLILDLTSSKCFLKLFCFCIETLTSFAPSPASQGLFAFKCLSWGCLPVFSYVVCLQDRCMAIKLVLDLPGAVILQARIPLGNRELYSNEEGEFCLLDDRYMLGKGGKRKFDEHEDGLEGKVVSPTDGPSKVSYTLQRQTIFNISLMKLYNHRPLTEPSLQKTVLINNMLRRIQEELKQEGSLRPVFVTASQPTDPLGDNFREAQPAFSHLASQPLLPTDLVSTTPLESCLTPASLLEDDTFCTSPTVQHDGPTKPPPPALQPVKDSFSSALDEIEELCPAPTSAEAVAAAETAAHDSKDHPSESNVQKPEGLPEGRTAESKLMDSLPSNFEITTSTGFLTDLTLDDILFADIDTSMYDFDPCTSATGAASKMAPVSADELLKTLAPYSSQPVTPNQPFKMDLTELDHIMEVLVGS from the exons atGCTAGAAAATGATCTGGATTTGGGACTTATTTTTAACCAGAAGAGGCTCACTTCACCCAATCTGATTTTGGATTTAACATCCAGCAAATGCTTTCTGAAGCTCTTTTGTTTTTGCATTGAAACCTTGACTTCTTTTGCCCCCTCTCCCGCTTCACAAGggctctttgcttttaaatgtttgtcTTGGGGATGTTTGCCAGTCTTTAGCTACGTTGTCTGTCTGCAGGACCGGTGTATGGCGATCAAACTGGTGTTAGACCTGCCTGGTGCAGTCATTTTGCAGGCACGGATCCCACTGGGGAACCGGGAATTGTACTCAAATGAGGAAGGCGAGTTTTGTCTTCTAGATGATAG atatatgttggggaaaggaggaaagcgGAAGTTTGACGAGCATGAAGATGGGTTGGAAGGCAAAGTGGTGTCTCCTACTGACGGTCCCTCTAAGGTGTCTTACACCTTACAGCGTCAGACTATCTTCAACATTTCCCTTATGAAACTTTATAACCACAGGCCATTAACCGAGCCGAGCTTGCAAAAGACAGTTTTAATTAACAACATGCTGAGGCGAATCCAGGAAGAACTCAAACAAGAAGGCAGCTTGAGGCCCGTGTTCGTGACCGCTTCGCAGCCCACCGACCCGCTCGGCGACAACTTCCGCGAGGCTCAGCCGGCGTTCAGCCATCTCgcctcccagccccttctccccaccGACTTGGTAAGCACTACGCCCCTGGAGTCCTGCCTCACCCCAGCCTCTTTGCTCGAGGACGACACTTTTTGCACTTCCCCGACCGTCCAGCACGACGGTCCGACAAAACCACCACCTCCTGCTCTCCAACCAGTAAAGGACAGCTTCTCCTCAGCCTTGGACGAAATCGAGGAGCTTTGTCCAGCACCTACCTCCGCAGAGGCAGTAGCAGCAGCCGAAACAGCAGCCCATGACTCTAAAGACCACCCCAGCGAGTCCAACGTTCAAAAGCCCGAGGGCCTCCCGGAGGGCAGAACGGCCGAATCGAAACTCATGGACTCGCTGCCCAGCAACTTTGAGATAACGACTTCCACAGGTTTCCTCACAGACTTGACCCTGGATGATATTCTCTTCGCTGACATTGATACGTCCATGTATGATTTTGACCCCTGCACGTCTGCCACGGGGGCTGCCTCAAAAATGGCTCCCGTCTCAGCGGATGAGCTCCTAAAAACTCTGGCTCCCTACAGCAGTCAACCAGTAACTCCAAATCAGCCTTTCAAAATGGACCTCACAGAACTGGATCACATCATGGAGGTGCTTGTTGGGtcttaa
- the SERTAD2 gene encoding SERTA domain-containing protein 2 isoform X2, protein MLGKGGKRKFDEHEDGLEGKVVSPTDGPSKVSYTLQRQTIFNISLMKLYNHRPLTEPSLQKTVLINNMLRRIQEELKQEGSLRPVFVTASQPTDPLGDNFREAQPAFSHLASQPLLPTDLVSTTPLESCLTPASLLEDDTFCTSPTVQHDGPTKPPPPALQPVKDSFSSALDEIEELCPAPTSAEAVAAAETAAHDSKDHPSESNVQKPEGLPEGRTAESKLMDSLPSNFEITTSTGFLTDLTLDDILFADIDTSMYDFDPCTSATGAASKMAPVSADELLKTLAPYSSQPVTPNQPFKMDLTELDHIMEVLVGS, encoded by the coding sequence atgttggggaaaggaggaaagcgGAAGTTTGACGAGCATGAAGATGGGTTGGAAGGCAAAGTGGTGTCTCCTACTGACGGTCCCTCTAAGGTGTCTTACACCTTACAGCGTCAGACTATCTTCAACATTTCCCTTATGAAACTTTATAACCACAGGCCATTAACCGAGCCGAGCTTGCAAAAGACAGTTTTAATTAACAACATGCTGAGGCGAATCCAGGAAGAACTCAAACAAGAAGGCAGCTTGAGGCCCGTGTTCGTGACCGCTTCGCAGCCCACCGACCCGCTCGGCGACAACTTCCGCGAGGCTCAGCCGGCGTTCAGCCATCTCgcctcccagccccttctccccaccGACTTGGTAAGCACTACGCCCCTGGAGTCCTGCCTCACCCCAGCCTCTTTGCTCGAGGACGACACTTTTTGCACTTCCCCGACCGTCCAGCACGACGGTCCGACAAAACCACCACCTCCTGCTCTCCAACCAGTAAAGGACAGCTTCTCCTCAGCCTTGGACGAAATCGAGGAGCTTTGTCCAGCACCTACCTCCGCAGAGGCAGTAGCAGCAGCCGAAACAGCAGCCCATGACTCTAAAGACCACCCCAGCGAGTCCAACGTTCAAAAGCCCGAGGGCCTCCCGGAGGGCAGAACGGCCGAATCGAAACTCATGGACTCGCTGCCCAGCAACTTTGAGATAACGACTTCCACAGGTTTCCTCACAGACTTGACCCTGGATGATATTCTCTTCGCTGACATTGATACGTCCATGTATGATTTTGACCCCTGCACGTCTGCCACGGGGGCTGCCTCAAAAATGGCTCCCGTCTCAGCGGATGAGCTCCTAAAAACTCTGGCTCCCTACAGCAGTCAACCAGTAACTCCAAATCAGCCTTTCAAAATGGACCTCACAGAACTGGATCACATCATGGAGGTGCTTGTTGGGtcttaa